The following proteins are co-located in the Solanum pennellii chromosome 8, SPENNV200 genome:
- the LOC107027137 gene encoding pentatricopeptide repeat-containing protein At4g11690, with amino-acid sequence MLRTPQGAAVLVSKLLKTPPLKALTLFKSSIEQGFHQTHQSFSIILDGLLSSNSISVAQSLILQLVSGRITSPHFTVPSLLHHLTHTHFLYSTPLYEIVINAHLQSQLIEEALVFFNEMIDKGLVPSSNTFNSILSCVIKNGSFEKALLIFEESMGKSFLDMYSFGIVIKGCCEFGDLNGAFEALAKLKQMGWRPNVVIYTTMIDGCLKYDDAGRAKELFSTMSVEGVIPNQYTYSVLLNGFFRQGLKTDAFELYENMKLDGVFPDIYTYNSLINVYCSDGKVSKAFELFDEMRHNGVVYNVVTYNTLIRGLCQEKRVLEAEKLVDQMKLAGLHPNLITYNTLIDGCCSAGKLEKGLTLFNQIKSYGLTPTSITYNTLIAGFSRSGNLSKVVDFVREMEERSIFPSKVTYTILIDAFARSNDMEKALEVFSRMHKAGLSVDLCTYGALIHGWCSQGNMKEASKLFLSMSEYHLQPNDVIYNTMIFGYCKESSSYRALKLLKKMVENGMIPNGASYCLTIEVLCGDGKWKEAEVLVSGMMKFGLKPSVSSRDLIQKAKNMTT; translated from the coding sequence ATGTTACGAACCCCACAAGGAGCAGCTGTTCTTGTTTCTAAATTGCTGAAAACCCCACCACTCAAAGCTCTTACACTCTTCAAATCCTCAATCGAGCAAGGGTTTCATCAAACCCACCAATCTTTCTCTATAATCCTAGACGGACTTCTCTCGAGCAACTCGATCTCAGTTGCTCAATCTCTAATCTTACAGTTAGTTTCCGGCAGAATCACTTCACCCCATTTCACAGTTCCATCTTTACTTCACCATTTGACTCATACCCATTTCTTGTATTCTACTCCTTTATATGAAATTGTCATCAATGCCCATCTCCAATCTCAGTTAATAGAAGAAGCTTTAGtcttttttaatgaaatgattgaTAAAGGACTTGTACCTTCATCGAATACGTTTAATAGTATTCTTTCTTGTGTTATAAAGAACGGATCTTTCGAAAAGGCTTTGTTGATATTTGAAGAATCAATGGGGAAGAGTTTTTTGGATATGTATAGTTTTGGGATAGTGATAAAGGGTTGTTGTGAGTTTGGTGATTTGAATGGTGCTTTTGAGGCATTAGCTAAATTGAAACAAATGGGGTGGCGACCGAATGTTGTAATATATACTACTATGATTGATGGGTGtcttaagtatgatgatgctgGAAGAGCAAAGGAGTTGTTTAGTACAATGTCAGTCGAGGGTGTTATACCTAATCAGTACACTTACTCTGTATTACTTAATGGTTTCTTTAGGCAAGGACTTAAAACGGATGCATTCGAGCTTTATGAGAATATGAAACTTGATGGAGTGTTTCCTGatatatacacttataattctCTTATTAACGTGTATTGCAGCGATGGAAAAGTTAGCAAAGCTTTTGAATTATTTGATGAAATGCGTCATAATGGGGTAGTATACAATGTTGTAACGTACAACACTTTGATTAGAGGGTTATGTCAAGAGAAGAGAGTGTTGGAAGCTGAGAAACTAGTGGATCAAATGAAGCTGGCTGGGTTGCACCCTAATTTGATCACATATAACACTCTAATAGATGGGTGTTGTAGTGCTGGAAAGCTTGAAAAAGGATTAACTTTGTTCAATCAGATAAAGTCCTATGGGTTGACACCTACATCAATCACGTATAATACTTTAATAGCGGGTTTCTCTAGATCTGGAAATCTATCAAAGGTTGTTGACTTTGTTCGTGAGATGGAGGAAAGAAGCATATTTCCTTCAAAAGTCACATACACAATTCTTATTGATGCATTTGCTCGATCCAACGACATGGAAAAAGCACTTGAGGTGTTCTCGCGTATGCATAAAGCTGGTTTGAGTGTAGACCTTTGTACATATGGGGCCTTGATACATGGATGGTGTAGTCAAGGGAATATGAAGGAAGCATCGAAATTGTTCCTATCGATGTCTGAATATCATTTACAGCCTAACGATGTAATATACAATACGATGATATTTGGATACTGTAAAGAGAGCAGTTCCTATAGAGCCTTGAAGCTGCTCAAAAAAATGGTTGAGAATGGAATGATTCCAAATGGAGCAAGCTATTGCTTGACGATTGAAGTTCTTTGTGGTGATGGGAAATGGAAAGAGGCCGAGGTTTTAGTCAGTGGCATGATGAAATTCGGTCTAAAACCCTCGGTTTCATCACGTGATCTGATTCAAAAGGCAAAGAACATGACGACTTAA